The following proteins come from a genomic window of Geitlerinema sp. PCC 9228:
- a CDS encoding tetratricopeptide repeat protein, which translates to MLSKLLHPLKTLWRAIKRLFSHPSPQQPPTEPDLQPLSDSNYEALFFELLDGVAEKGWGAAQLEAHLGNRLQDKHFRGWLRRFGKKVTNAPVPNLELGQRMVQLSQTGGGEIGKLAGDIGNQLLQRQQEPLQPEDYEPVFRQLLERLAQGESAVQQFLQELAPRASKDDMAAWLREWGNQQLAANEPNYSRIVPLLQLGQMSVGELASVAQEVGTQLQQRQEEEAIWEYAGPDLFSVAENRGNGEEGSDSDVEAEAKSWFDRGVQQFEAGDMEGALASCDRALQIQPDYYQAWTNRGAALYKLGRKEEALASYDRALQIQPDYYLAWNGR; encoded by the coding sequence ATGCTCTCCAAACTCCTCCACCCCCTCAAAACCCTCTGGCGTGCCATCAAACGCCTCTTCTCCCACCCCTCCCCACAGCAACCGCCAACAGAACCCGACCTACAACCCCTTTCCGACAGCAACTACGAAGCCTTATTTTTTGAACTGCTAGACGGCGTCGCCGAGAAAGGCTGGGGGGCAGCGCAACTGGAAGCACATTTGGGCAACCGGTTGCAAGACAAACACTTTCGCGGCTGGCTGCGACGCTTCGGCAAAAAAGTCACCAACGCCCCCGTTCCCAACTTAGAATTGGGGCAACGCATGGTACAGCTATCGCAAACCGGCGGTGGCGAAATCGGTAAACTAGCCGGCGACATCGGCAACCAACTGCTGCAACGCCAGCAAGAACCCCTCCAACCAGAAGACTACGAACCCGTCTTTCGCCAACTCCTGGAACGCCTCGCCCAGGGAGAATCCGCCGTCCAGCAATTTTTACAAGAACTTGCTCCCCGCGCCAGCAAGGACGATATGGCGGCTTGGCTGCGGGAATGGGGCAACCAACAGCTAGCGGCTAACGAACCCAACTACAGTCGTATTGTGCCTTTGCTACAGTTGGGGCAAATGTCTGTAGGCGAGTTGGCATCGGTGGCGCAAGAGGTAGGTACGCAGTTGCAACAGCGTCAAGAGGAAGAGGCGATTTGGGAATATGCGGGACCGGATTTGTTTTCGGTGGCGGAGAATCGGGGCAATGGTGAGGAAGGGTCGGATTCGGATGTAGAGGCTGAGGCTAAGAGTTGGTTTGACAGAGGTGTACAGCAGTTTGAAGCAGGAGATATGGAAGGAGCATTAGCCAGTTGTGACCGAGCCTTACAAATCCAACCCGATTACTACCAAGCCTGGACCAACCGGGGCGCTGCCCTATACAAGTTAGGAAGAAAGGAAGAAGCGCTAGCTAGTTATGACCGAGCCTTACAAATCCAACCCGATTACTACCTAGCCTGGAACGGACGG
- a CDS encoding tetratricopeptide repeat protein, translating into QPDYYLAWNGRGNALKDLGRKEEALASCDRALQIQPDFYKAWNGRGHALYELGRKEEALASFDRALQIQPDDYKAWYNRGHALDDLGRKEEALASCDRALQIQPDDYQAWNNRGAALYELGRKEEALASFDRALQIQPDDYQAWKTGAMP; encoded by the coding sequence TCCAACCCGATTACTACCTAGCCTGGAACGGACGGGGCAATGCCCTAAAAGATTTAGGAAGAAAGGAAGAAGCGCTAGCTAGTTGTGACCGAGCCTTACAAATCCAACCCGATTTCTACAAAGCCTGGAACGGACGGGGCCATGCCCTATACGAGTTAGGAAGAAAGGAAGAAGCGCTAGCCAGTTTTGACCGAGCCTTACAAATCCAACCCGATGACTACAAAGCCTGGTACAACCGGGGCCATGCCCTAGACGATTTAGGAAGAAAGGAAGAAGCGCTAGCCAGTTGTGACCGAGCCTTACAAATCCAACCCGATGACTACCAAGCCTGGAACAATCGGGGCGCTGCCCTATACGAGTTAGGAAGAAAGGAAGAAGCGCTAGCCAGTTTTGACCGAGCCTTACAAATCCAACCCGATGACTACCAAGCCTGGAAAACCGGGGCAATGCCCTAA
- a CDS encoding ABC transporter permease has product MKWWQRLKKNPLAQLGATILLILYIMVLGADFVAPYDPYVSQPGGSLLPPTQIYWNDQQTGEFIGPHVYPTQQGPTDLETGERELIVNWDEPSPLRLFVQGSSYKFLGLISSDRHLFGTIGAGKFNLLGTDEQARDQFSRIVHGGRISLSIGLVGIAISFPIGMLVGGISGYFGGWIDTILMRLVEVLMTIPGIYLLVALAAILPPGLSSTQRFLLIVVITSFISWSGLARVVRGQVLSIKEREFVQAVQAMGGGNFYAIARHILPQTATYVIISATLSIPSFIIAESVLSLIGLGIQQPDPSWGNLLSIATNASILVLHPWLVWPPAILIVVTVLSFNLLGDGLRDALDPRSFSQ; this is encoded by the coding sequence ATGAAATGGTGGCAACGGCTGAAAAAGAACCCCCTAGCCCAGCTAGGGGCAACAATTTTGCTCATCCTATATATCATGGTCCTGGGAGCGGATTTTGTCGCGCCCTACGACCCCTACGTCTCCCAGCCGGGCGGTTCCCTCTTGCCACCAACGCAGATTTATTGGAACGACCAACAAACCGGCGAGTTTATCGGTCCCCACGTTTATCCCACCCAACAAGGACCGACGGATTTAGAAACCGGAGAGCGGGAATTAATTGTCAACTGGGACGAACCATCCCCCCTGCGGCTGTTTGTTCAAGGCAGCAGCTATAAGTTTTTGGGACTGATTTCCAGCGATCGCCATTTATTTGGTACCATCGGCGCAGGCAAATTCAATCTGTTAGGCACCGACGAACAAGCCCGCGACCAATTTAGCCGCATCGTTCACGGCGGCCGCATCAGCCTCAGCATCGGTTTGGTGGGCATTGCCATCTCTTTCCCCATCGGAATGCTAGTCGGCGGCATTTCCGGCTACTTCGGCGGCTGGATCGACACCATCCTCATGCGACTGGTGGAAGTCCTCATGACCATTCCCGGTATTTACCTATTGGTCGCCCTCGCCGCCATCTTGCCCCCGGGATTGAGCAGTACCCAGCGATTCTTGCTAATTGTGGTCATCACTTCCTTTATTAGCTGGTCGGGATTGGCGCGGGTCGTACGCGGACAAGTGCTTTCCATCAAAGAACGAGAATTCGTCCAAGCCGTGCAAGCCATGGGCGGTGGGAATTTCTACGCGATCGCTCGCCACATCTTGCCCCAAACCGCAACTTATGTTATAATATCCGCCACTTTAAGCATTCCCAGCTTCATCATCGCCGAATCCGTCCTCAGCCTCATCGGTCTAGGCATCCAACAACCCGACCCCTCCTGGGGCAACCTCCTCTCCATCGCCACCAACGCCTCCATCCTAGTCCTCCATCCTTGGCTCGTCTGGCCCCCCGCCATTCTCATCGTCGTCACCGTTTTATCTTTCAACCTCCTAGGAGACGGACTCCGAGACGCCCTCGACCCCCGCAGTTTCTCCCAGTAG
- a CDS encoding CHAT domain-containing protein gives MVATTITVQHPQLQKAGYTGELASYEVGLQYCQRQTHPKGWGRLHYHMARAHFIYGKKQTYAGSYFHKAVSEYEQALETLTFDAYPEYHLEVVRDFMKALLGLRQRQQAKQWQQHGVACLQELVNQRYRSQGKYGVAQLQLKFMNFKLWSVDFWLQEGNWGQAWQSAELNKNQNLTWLLHPGTHDLTRSYSEIVPNLGEDTALVAWHDSGNLLATFILQPGATIPQVLGQELSGDALWDSLQQQHQQFQTWLQEWNRDYQDYGKKAGKTGNSNHSWRQNMASRLQQLYQILRIDDIVAQLQVSRLLLVPHRDLHRLPLHDLFPETFTIAYLPSAEFYHQRSPETTTATHSLLSIEHPNNDLETAQVESHLITQLFSQTTRLASHTATANNIQTALPQSHNCLHFTGHAQHNLHHPQKSSLALAGADQLTVADLQNFDLSHYFLVSLSACETGITGSLDIETEYVGLASAFLDRGVSRVVSTLWYVPSEASSWIAVWFYRYLQKGQLPATALQKATHKIRYLTQAHQERYYRWLQKRISKSDGLKPFLDSQLHHLEQLDTSQKRQHRPFQHPYYWAAFTISGGF, from the coding sequence TTGGTAGCGACAACAATTACAGTACAGCATCCCCAACTCCAGAAAGCGGGATATACAGGCGAACTGGCTAGCTATGAAGTCGGCTTGCAATACTGCCAGCGCCAAACCCATCCCAAAGGCTGGGGTAGGCTGCATTACCACATGGCTCGGGCACACTTCATTTATGGCAAAAAACAAACCTATGCTGGTTCCTATTTCCACAAAGCCGTCTCCGAATACGAGCAAGCCTTGGAAACGCTCACCTTTGATGCCTATCCCGAATACCATTTAGAAGTCGTGCGAGATTTCATGAAAGCCTTACTAGGGTTGAGACAGCGCCAACAAGCCAAACAATGGCAGCAACATGGAGTCGCTTGCTTGCAGGAGTTGGTCAACCAACGCTATCGCAGCCAAGGCAAATACGGCGTTGCCCAATTGCAACTGAAATTTATGAACTTCAAGTTGTGGTCGGTAGACTTTTGGTTGCAAGAAGGTAACTGGGGGCAAGCTTGGCAGTCGGCAGAATTGAACAAAAATCAGAATCTTACTTGGCTGCTGCACCCGGGAACCCACGACTTGACCCGCAGCTATAGCGAAATTGTACCGAACTTAGGCGAAGATACTGCCTTGGTTGCCTGGCACGATAGCGGCAACTTACTGGCAACCTTTATTTTACAGCCCGGTGCCACCATTCCCCAAGTTTTGGGGCAGGAACTTTCCGGCGATGCCTTGTGGGATTCGTTGCAGCAACAGCACCAACAATTCCAAACCTGGCTGCAAGAATGGAACCGAGACTATCAAGACTACGGCAAAAAAGCCGGCAAAACTGGCAATTCCAACCATTCCTGGCGGCAAAACATGGCATCGCGCCTGCAACAACTGTACCAAATTCTGCGCATCGACGACATTGTTGCCCAACTGCAAGTATCGCGCCTGCTGCTGGTTCCCCATCGGGATTTGCACCGCTTGCCCCTGCATGACCTCTTTCCCGAAACCTTCACCATCGCCTACCTTCCCAGCGCCGAATTTTACCACCAACGTTCCCCAGAAACCACCACCGCCACCCATTCCCTGCTAAGCATCGAACATCCCAACAACGACCTAGAAACCGCCCAAGTCGAATCCCATCTCATCACCCAACTGTTTTCCCAAACCACGCGCCTCGCCAGCCACACTGCCACCGCCAACAACATCCAAACCGCCCTTCCCCAGTCCCACAACTGCCTGCATTTCACCGGTCACGCCCAACACAACTTACACCATCCCCAAAAATCCTCCCTCGCATTAGCCGGCGCAGACCAACTCACCGTCGCCGACTTACAAAACTTCGATTTAAGCCATTATTTTCTCGTCAGCCTCTCCGCCTGCGAAACCGGCATAACCGGTAGCCTTGACATCGAAACCGAATACGTGGGTCTAGCCAGTGCCTTCCTCGACAGAGGCGTTTCCCGGGTTGTCAGTACCCTGTGGTACGTTCCTTCCGAAGCCAGCAGTTGGATAGCTGTTTGGTTTTACCGCTACCTACAAAAAGGACAACTGCCCGCCACCGCCCTACAAAAAGCCACTCACAAAATCCGCTATCTCACCCAAGCCCACCAGGAACGCTACTACCGCTGGCTGCAAAAAAGAATATCCAAAAGCGATGGTTTAAAACCCTTTCTTGATAGCCAATTGCACCATCTCGAACAGCTAGACACCTCCCAAAAACGCCAACATCGCCCCTTCCAACATCCCTACTACTGGGCAGCGTTTACCATTTCCGGCGGATTTTGA
- a CDS encoding efflux RND transporter permease subunit codes for MNFHISSASIRRPIPTIVLFLILAIGGLFSFNQLGIDSNPNIDLPVVSVTVTQPGASPSELETQVTKPVEDAVAGLGDIDRLTSTVNDSVSNTRIEFELGTDSDRATNDVRNAIAQIRQELPADIEEPVVQRVEFAGGAIMTYAVTSDKRSVEELSNLVDDKIAKDLLSVSGVAQVERTGGLDREILVELNPTRLKALNITATEVNNQIRAFNLNSPSGRATVGSSEQNIRTLGSAPSVETLRNYRISLPNGDSVTLESLASIKDSYADPTELARYATKENGANQQVVAFSVLRSSGSNLVNVESGVREAIADLRPTLPEDIQLQLIFTRADATRDSYQATIDALILGCLLTVITVGIFLKDWRPTVITGLALPLSIIPTFIVMKLLGYTLNNMTLLALSLAVGNLVDDAICMVENIDQHLLQGKTSRQAALDGSREIGLAVVATTATIVSVFMPVAFMGGVPGKFFQPFGVTVSAATLFSTLVAVTMTPMLAAYILKPKRRPSAACNGPVPQSGPYRSLLTWALKHRITTLLLAVALFIGSLQLVPYLPKGLFGSQDDGLSVVSVELPPGSRLEDTDRIARQASNILLEHPAAANVFASIGGDQQKEIDSATLYVNLLEKSERAVSQSEFERTLRRVLANIPGARISFQSRGAGGSSKDFSLVLTSENPDALVSSANKIERQMRDISGMVEVESTASLVKPEILIKPNPARAADLGVSVQSISQTVTLATIGDNEANLPKFDLPDRQIPIRVQLAPEFRNDLETLRNLQVPTNTQELVPLSTVADITIGSGPAQIDRSDRARQVTLSANLQGLSLGEALTAVKDLPAFRNLPPEVNQKPDGDAEIMREVFSRFFGALGFGVLCIYAVLVLLYNNFLHPFAILVALPLSIGGALLGLLVTQKELGLFALIGIVLLMGLATKNAILLVDATRSNQREGKPRIPSIIEAGVSRLRPIFMTAVSTISGMMPIALALGAGGEVRSPMAIAAIGGFSTSTLLTLVVVPVLFSYIDRFSGGIVNIFRKEENHKPSVDAVEPAEAVSQRGIGR; via the coding sequence ATGAACTTTCATATCTCATCAGCATCCATTCGCAGACCCATTCCCACCATTGTTTTATTCTTAATCCTCGCCATTGGTGGGTTATTCTCCTTCAACCAACTGGGCATCGATAGCAATCCCAACATTGACTTGCCAGTGGTATCGGTCACCGTAACCCAACCAGGAGCAAGCCCCAGCGAATTGGAAACTCAGGTAACCAAGCCCGTAGAAGATGCGGTAGCCGGTTTGGGGGATATCGACCGATTGACCTCTACAGTCAACGATAGCGTTTCCAACACCCGCATTGAATTTGAACTGGGAACCGATAGCGATCGCGCCACCAACGACGTACGCAACGCGATCGCACAAATTCGCCAAGAACTGCCCGCCGACATCGAAGAACCAGTCGTACAACGGGTAGAATTTGCCGGCGGTGCCATCATGACCTACGCCGTCACCTCCGACAAACGTTCCGTAGAAGAACTCAGCAATCTAGTAGACGATAAAATAGCCAAAGACTTGCTCTCCGTTTCGGGAGTAGCGCAGGTAGAACGTACCGGCGGTTTGGACCGAGAAATCTTAGTAGAACTCAACCCCACCCGCCTGAAAGCCCTAAACATCACCGCCACAGAAGTAAACAACCAAATCCGCGCCTTTAACCTCAACTCCCCCAGCGGTCGCGCCACAGTAGGTTCTAGCGAGCAGAACATCCGTACCCTGGGCAGTGCCCCCAGCGTGGAAACCCTACGCAACTACCGCATTTCCCTACCCAACGGCGATAGCGTTACCCTGGAAAGCCTCGCCAGCATCAAAGACAGCTACGCCGACCCCACAGAACTGGCGCGCTATGCCACAAAAGAAAATGGGGCTAACCAGCAGGTAGTTGCCTTTTCCGTTTTGCGCAGCAGCGGTAGCAACCTAGTGAATGTAGAATCAGGAGTACGGGAAGCGATCGCCGATTTACGCCCAACCCTCCCCGAAGACATCCAGCTACAATTAATTTTCACCCGCGCCGACGCCACCCGGGATTCCTACCAAGCCACCATCGACGCCCTGATTTTGGGTTGCTTGCTCACAGTCATCACCGTAGGAATCTTCCTAAAAGATTGGCGACCCACCGTTATCACCGGTTTGGCATTACCCCTTTCCATTATCCCCACCTTCATCGTCATGAAACTGTTGGGATACACCCTCAACAACATGACCCTGCTAGCGCTCTCCCTAGCCGTAGGGAACCTAGTAGACGACGCCATCTGCATGGTAGAAAACATCGACCAACACCTACTGCAAGGGAAAACATCCCGGCAGGCAGCATTAGATGGTTCCCGGGAAATTGGACTAGCAGTAGTTGCCACCACAGCAACCATTGTTTCCGTCTTTATGCCAGTAGCGTTTATGGGTGGCGTACCGGGGAAATTTTTCCAACCCTTCGGCGTGACAGTTTCTGCAGCCACCCTATTCTCCACATTGGTAGCAGTGACCATGACGCCGATGCTGGCGGCATATATTCTCAAACCGAAACGGCGACCATCAGCAGCCTGCAACGGTCCAGTTCCCCAATCCGGTCCTTACCGCAGTTTGCTCACTTGGGCATTAAAACACCGGATTACCACTTTATTGCTAGCAGTAGCGCTGTTTATCGGCAGCTTGCAGTTGGTTCCGTACCTTCCGAAGGGATTGTTTGGCAGCCAAGACGATGGTTTGAGCGTGGTTTCGGTGGAACTGCCGCCGGGGTCTCGTCTGGAAGATACCGATCGCATTGCCCGTCAGGCGAGTAATATATTGTTAGAACATCCAGCTGCAGCGAATGTTTTTGCCAGTATTGGCGGAGACCAACAAAAGGAAATTGACTCAGCAACCCTGTATGTAAACTTATTAGAAAAATCCGAACGGGCGGTTTCCCAGTCAGAATTCGAACGAACCCTGCGGCGTGTTCTCGCCAATATTCCCGGTGCCCGCATCAGCTTCCAATCCCGTGGTGCTGGCGGTAGCAGCAAAGATTTCAGTTTGGTGCTAACCAGCGAAAATCCCGACGCTTTGGTGTCATCAGCAAACAAGATAGAGCGGCAAATGCGGGATATTAGCGGCATGGTGGAAGTGGAATCTACAGCTAGTTTGGTGAAACCGGAAATTCTCATCAAGCCCAACCCAGCGCGGGCTGCGGATTTGGGGGTTTCGGTACAGTCGATTTCCCAAACAGTGACCTTGGCAACCATTGGCGATAATGAGGCGAACTTGCCCAAATTTGACCTGCCCGACCGACAAATTCCCATTCGCGTGCAACTGGCACCGGAGTTTCGCAACGATTTGGAAACCTTGCGCAATTTGCAGGTACCCACCAATACCCAAGAGTTGGTGCCTTTGTCTACTGTTGCCGATATTACGATTGGCAGCGGTCCGGCACAAATCGATCGCAGCGATCGCGCCCGGCAAGTGACCCTATCGGCGAATTTGCAGGGGCTTTCCCTAGGCGAGGCACTGACTGCGGTGAAAGATTTGCCAGCTTTTCGCAATTTACCGCCGGAGGTGAATCAGAAACCCGATGGGGATGCGGAAATTATGCGGGAGGTGTTTAGCCGCTTTTTCGGTGCCCTGGGTTTTGGGGTTCTGTGTATTTATGCGGTGTTGGTGTTGCTGTACAACAATTTCCTCCATCCCTTTGCCATTTTGGTGGCGCTGCCGTTATCCATTGGTGGGGCGTTGCTGGGGCTGTTGGTTACCCAGAAGGAGTTGGGGCTGTTTGCATTGATTGGCATTGTGCTGTTGATGGGGCTGGCAACCAAAAATGCTATTTTGCTGGTGGATGCTACGCGCTCCAACCAACGGGAAGGCAAACCCCGGATTCCGTCAATTATTGAAGCGGGGGTTTCCCGTTTGCGCCCGATTTTCATGACGGCGGTTTCTACGATTTCGGGGATGATGCCCATTGCGTTGGCGTTAGGTGCGGGGGGCGAGGTTCGCTCTCCCATGGCGATCGCGGCAATTGGTGGTTTTTCCACATCTACGTTGCTAACGCTGGTGGTGGTGCCGGTGCTGTTCAGCTATATCGATCGCTTTAGCGGTGGCATTGTCAATATCTTTCGCAAAGAAGAAAATCACAAGCCATCGGTGGATGCGGTCGAGCCTGCAGAAGCTGTTTCCCAACGGGGAATCGGGCGATAA
- a CDS encoding Npun_R2479 family HD domain-containing metalloprotein produces the protein MVFNATEILIDEFVNRIREGYRRTYGGLKPNYSDIIAWAGSMALENIANSDALYHNVEHTILVTLVGQEILRGRHIREGGVSCEDWLHCIISLVCHDIGYVKGVCREDRNGVYATGREGVKVCLPPGSSDAGLTPFHVDRAKLFIDERFGGHNLIDAEVIKRNIELTRFPVPAAEDHQNTVNYAGLVRAADLIGQLSDPRYLKKICALFYEFEETGTNQVLGYKHPGDLRLNYPRFYWNGVYPYVKDALAYLSLTQQGQQIIANLYSNVFVVEHKTEVEA, from the coding sequence ATGGTATTTAACGCCACTGAGATCCTCATCGACGAATTTGTCAATCGCATTCGAGAAGGCTACCGCCGCACCTACGGCGGTTTAAAACCGAACTATTCCGATATCATCGCCTGGGCAGGCAGCATGGCCCTAGAAAACATCGCCAACAGCGATGCCCTGTACCACAACGTAGAACACACCATTCTCGTTACCCTGGTGGGACAGGAAATTTTGCGCGGGCGTCACATTCGCGAAGGCGGTGTTTCCTGCGAAGACTGGTTGCACTGCATTATTTCCCTAGTTTGCCACGATATTGGCTATGTCAAGGGGGTTTGTCGCGAAGACCGCAATGGGGTTTACGCCACAGGCAGAGAAGGCGTGAAGGTATGCCTGCCCCCAGGTTCTTCCGATGCCGGGTTGACCCCTTTCCACGTAGACCGTGCCAAACTCTTTATCGACGAGCGTTTTGGCGGTCACAATCTCATCGATGCGGAAGTTATCAAACGCAACATCGAACTCACCCGTTTCCCGGTTCCCGCAGCCGAAGACCACCAAAATACCGTGAATTACGCCGGATTGGTCCGCGCCGCCGACCTCATTGGTCAATTGAGCGACCCCCGCTATCTCAAGAAAATTTGCGCCTTGTTCTACGAATTTGAAGAAACTGGCACCAACCAAGTATTAGGGTACAAACATCCCGGGGATTTGCGATTGAACTATCCCCGTTTTTACTGGAACGGCGTTTATCCCTATGTGAAAGATGCCCTCGCCTATCTGTCGCTCACTCAACAAGGACAGCAAATTATTGCCAATCTCTACTCCAACGTATTTGTGGTAGAACACAAAACAGAAGTAGAAGCCTAA
- a CDS encoding efflux RND transporter periplasmic adaptor subunit, protein MNPSSSDEQRETAGGESNRGATGSAPANEGLSHEHQQVESPSQNRFPSNHQPGTGRTRGIGRGFVWGIGTGLAAGAVATFALLSDTSQFSQNRGDSRLAPTMSATAVASEDQTSSAVAVTTATAKAMQVSRTLEATGTLEAREMVPVYPKATGLQIEQILVDEGDRVQAGEVMVRLDNDVLRSRLKKARADLARQRAALQELRSGTRQEEIAQAKADVERYEAQLESAKSSLELANARVERNRQLADEGAIARDRLDEILTSASNRRAELAQAKAQLSRARERLEQLRNGPRVEAIAQAEASVQSAQATVNQLEVELEQTIVRAPASGLVAERLAQVGDVTSNTKKLFSLIENGLLELQVKVPETQLPQVQVGKTAEITSEAFEQLQLQGTIHEIAPLVDAESRQATVKIHIPTRGESRIGPTKQLRPGMFLHAKMATVTAQRVAIPGKAVLPQSDGNNTVFKLQPDNTVKAVSVEVGEILSPTTELTASGPPGSSNGTRVEILSGLQPGDRIVVEGAPYLADGDRVKPITK, encoded by the coding sequence TTGAACCCATCTTCTAGCGACGAGCAACGCGAAACTGCTGGCGGCGAAAGCAATAGGGGCGCAACGGGAAGTGCCCCCGCCAACGAAGGACTATCCCACGAACATCAGCAAGTCGAATCGCCATCTCAAAATCGATTTCCTAGCAACCACCAGCCTGGTACTGGGCGAACGCGCGGCATTGGTCGTGGCTTTGTTTGGGGAATTGGTACCGGTCTGGCTGCTGGGGCTGTAGCAACCTTTGCTTTGCTGTCGGATACGTCCCAATTTTCTCAAAATAGGGGCGATTCGCGATTGGCCCCTACTATGTCTGCCACTGCGGTGGCTTCAGAAGACCAAACCTCCTCGGCGGTGGCGGTCACAACGGCAACAGCCAAAGCCATGCAAGTGTCTCGCACCTTGGAAGCAACGGGAACATTGGAAGCGCGGGAGATGGTCCCCGTTTATCCCAAAGCCACTGGTTTGCAAATCGAACAGATTTTGGTGGATGAAGGCGATCGGGTACAGGCTGGGGAGGTCATGGTACGTTTGGATAACGACGTGTTGCGTTCCCGTTTGAAAAAAGCTCGTGCCGATTTAGCCCGGCAAAGGGCAGCGTTGCAGGAATTGCGTTCGGGAACCCGCCAAGAAGAAATTGCCCAAGCCAAAGCAGATGTGGAACGGTACGAGGCGCAGCTAGAATCGGCGAAATCTTCTTTGGAACTGGCTAACGCCCGGGTAGAACGCAATCGCCAACTGGCTGATGAAGGAGCGATCGCCCGCGATCGCTTGGATGAAATTCTCACATCGGCGAGCAACCGCCGTGCCGAACTAGCCCAAGCCAAAGCCCAGCTCTCCCGCGCCCGCGAACGTCTGGAACAGTTGCGCAACGGACCCCGCGTCGAAGCGATCGCTCAAGCCGAAGCCAGCGTCCAATCTGCCCAAGCAACAGTGAACCAACTGGAGGTGGAGTTAGAACAAACCATTGTACGAGCACCAGCTTCGGGTCTAGTGGCAGAACGTTTGGCGCAAGTGGGAGATGTAACCAGCAATACCAAAAAATTATTTTCCTTAATTGAAAACGGACTTTTGGAACTACAAGTCAAAGTTCCCGAAACCCAACTGCCGCAGGTGCAAGTAGGCAAAACAGCCGAAATTACCTCCGAAGCTTTTGAGCAATTGCAACTGCAAGGAACCATCCACGAAATTGCCCCTTTGGTAGATGCGGAAAGTCGCCAAGCTACAGTCAAAATTCACATTCCCACTAGGGGCGAATCGCGAATCGGCCCTACCAAGCAATTGCGACCGGGAATGTTTTTACATGCGAAAATGGCAACAGTAACTGCCCAGCGCGTTGCCATACCGGGGAAAGCCGTTTTGCCGCAATCCGATGGCAACAATACAGTCTTTAAGCTGCAACCCGACAATACTGTCAAAGCGGTATCGGTAGAGGTAGGAGAAATCCTCAGCCCAACGACGGAGCTCACCGCAAGCGGTCCCCCAGGCAGTAGCAACGGCACCCGTGTAGAAATTCTATCGGGTTTGCAACCGGGCGATCGCATAGTGGTGGAAGGTGCCCCCTACTTGGCTGATGGCGATCGCGTCAAACCCATTACCAAATAA